In one window of Halomarina pelagica DNA:
- a CDS encoding lysylphosphatidylglycerol synthase transmembrane domain-containing protein yields MNVNLRATVLGFLAALAVLLLTFGFVGLGPIVNAVSMADPRVVALLPLVAAAWLLAWGLSLRVVLAVIGTPVRATTAVLVYLAATFANNVTPFGQAGGEPITAYLIADVTENEYETGLAAIASVDALNFVPSLSFAAIGIAYFAATAALGRHLRAAAVSLALIATALAAGLVLGWRYRNEVRDGLTDVLTPVSRAFARLIPGRTAPSRYTVYARVDGFFVAVERVAGDRENLLLALGFATLGWLALSTSLWLSIYALSSAEPVAFAATLLVIPIGSIASITPLPGGLGGIETVLITLLVALGVDPVTAGAAVLVHRTATYWLPTLIGGLVTVTWGADAL; encoded by the coding sequence ATGAACGTCAACCTGCGGGCGACGGTCCTCGGGTTCCTCGCCGCGTTGGCGGTCCTCCTCCTCACGTTCGGCTTCGTCGGCCTCGGACCGATCGTGAACGCCGTGTCCATGGCCGATCCCCGCGTCGTCGCGCTCCTCCCGCTCGTCGCCGCCGCGTGGCTGCTGGCGTGGGGGCTATCGCTCCGGGTAGTCCTGGCCGTCATCGGGACGCCGGTCCGGGCGACGACCGCGGTGCTGGTCTACCTCGCGGCGACGTTCGCCAACAACGTCACGCCGTTCGGACAGGCCGGCGGCGAACCCATCACCGCCTACCTCATCGCGGACGTCACCGAGAACGAGTACGAGACGGGGCTGGCGGCCATCGCGAGCGTCGACGCCCTCAACTTCGTCCCGTCGCTCTCGTTCGCGGCCATCGGCATCGCCTACTTCGCGGCGACGGCGGCGCTCGGCCGCCACCTGCGGGCCGCCGCCGTCTCGCTCGCGCTCATCGCGACGGCCCTCGCGGCCGGACTCGTCCTCGGCTGGCGGTACCGGAACGAGGTGAGAGACGGCCTGACCGACGTTCTCACCCCCGTCTCGAGGGCGTTCGCCCGGCTGATCCCGGGGCGGACCGCGCCGAGTCGATACACCGTCTACGCCCGCGTCGACGGGTTCTTCGTCGCCGTCGAACGCGTCGCCGGTGACCGCGAGAACCTGCTGCTCGCGCTCGGGTTCGCCACCCTCGGGTGGCTCGCCCTCTCGACGTCCCTGTGGCTCTCGATCTACGCCCTCTCGTCCGCCGAGCCGGTGGCGTTCGCGGCGACGCTGCTCGTCATTCCTATCGGGAGCATCGCCAGCATCACCCCCCTGCCGGGCGGGCTCGGCGGCATCGAGACGGTGCTCATCACCCTGCTGGTCGCCCTCGGCGTCGATCCCGTCACCGCGGGCGCGGCGGTGCTCGTCCACCGCACCGCGACCTACTGGCTTCCCACCCTCATCGGCGGCCTCGTCACCGTGACCTGGGGCGCGGACGCGCTGTAG
- a CDS encoding LysE family translocator: protein MPGTALDALALFLPAAVALILTPGPDTMFVLSQGIDRGRAAGVRSAAGVSTGVLVHATLAAVGLSVLVRESPLAYALVKLAGAAYLVFLGIRTLRTRERVETDAETGRPYARGVLVNVLNPKVALFFLAFLPQFAVPALGTRTSLFALGATYALLTLCYLSAVALLSGRAGEVLDANAARLRAASGVALLALGGWLAVEGWSAWLV from the coding sequence ATGCCCGGTACCGCGCTCGACGCGCTCGCCCTCTTTCTCCCCGCGGCGGTCGCGCTGATCCTCACGCCGGGGCCGGACACGATGTTCGTCCTCTCGCAGGGGATCGATCGCGGGCGGGCGGCGGGCGTGCGCTCCGCGGCCGGCGTGAGCACCGGCGTGCTGGTCCACGCGACGCTCGCGGCGGTCGGCCTGTCGGTGCTCGTCAGGGAGTCGCCGCTCGCGTACGCGCTCGTGAAGCTCGCCGGGGCCGCGTACCTCGTGTTCCTGGGGATCCGGACGCTCCGAACGCGCGAACGGGTCGAGACCGACGCCGAGACCGGCCGCCCGTACGCCCGGGGCGTGCTGGTGAACGTCCTCAACCCGAAGGTGGCGCTGTTCTTCCTCGCGTTCCTCCCGCAGTTCGCCGTCCCCGCGCTCGGGACGCGAACCTCGCTGTTCGCGCTCGGCGCGACCTACGCCCTCCTCACGCTGTGCTACCTGAGCGCGGTCGCGCTCCTCTCGGGTCGCGCGGGGGAGGTCCTCGACGCGAACGCGGCGCGCCTGCGGGCGGCGAGCGGCGTCGCCCTGCTCGCGCTGGGGGGATGGCTCGCCGTCGAGGGGTGGTCCGCGTGGCTCGTGTGA
- a CDS encoding 30S ribosomal protein S19e has product MTTFYDVPADDLIEAVAEELDLDEPEWATFTKTGVSRELPPEQEDFWNVRAASLLRRVAIDGPVGIDRLRSFYGDAKQGSTRYRVRPDRKAKASGKIIRTILQQLEEAGYIETAEGEGRRVTGEGRALLDATASDVLEELDRPELERYA; this is encoded by the coding sequence ATGACGACGTTCTACGACGTCCCGGCCGACGACCTCATCGAGGCCGTCGCCGAGGAACTCGACCTGGACGAACCGGAGTGGGCGACGTTCACGAAGACCGGCGTCTCCCGCGAACTGCCGCCCGAGCAGGAGGACTTCTGGAACGTGCGCGCGGCGAGCCTCCTGCGCCGCGTCGCCATCGACGGCCCCGTCGGGATCGACCGCCTGCGGTCGTTCTACGGCGACGCGAAACAGGGGTCGACGCGATACCGCGTCCGCCCCGACCGCAAGGCGAAGGCCAGCGGGAAGATCATCCGCACCATCCTCCAGCAGCTCGAGGAGGCGGGGTACATCGAGACCGCCGAGGGCGAGGGCCGCCGCGTGACCGGCGAGGGTCGCGCGCTGCTCGACGCCACCGCGAGCGACGTGCTCGAGGAACTCGACCGACCCGAACTGGAACGGTACGCGTAG
- a CDS encoding DNA-binding protein — MPDEDELEELRRKKMEQLRDQQGQGQGQEMDEEAMRAQQEQAEAQKKALLRQYLTDGARKRLNTVKMSKPERGEQIEQQLVALAQSGRVQGQIDEEQMKELLQELTPDSKSFNIRRR, encoded by the coding sequence ATGCCCGACGAGGACGAACTAGAGGAACTCCGACGGAAGAAGATGGAACAGCTCCGCGATCAGCAGGGCCAGGGTCAGGGCCAGGAGATGGACGAGGAGGCCATGCGGGCCCAGCAGGAGCAGGCAGAGGCTCAGAAGAAGGCCCTCCTGCGGCAGTACCTCACCGACGGCGCGCGAAAGCGCCTCAACACGGTGAAGATGTCGAAGCCCGAGCGCGGCGAGCAGATCGAACAGCAACTCGTCGCGCTCGCCCAGAGCGGCCGCGTGCAGGGCCAGATCGACGAGGAACAGATGAAGGAACTCCTCCAGGAGCTGACCCCGGACTCGAAGAGCTTCAACATCCGGCGGCGGTAG
- a CDS encoding type 1 glutamine amidotransferase domain-containing protein: MTDRPLSEAKVAVFLAPRGTEEVEFTEPRQVVEDAGATVDVVGAETGEVQTVNDDLEPGGTYEVESTFSAVSPEDYDGLIVPGGAVGADQLRANDDAVDLVRGFADAGTPMGVICHGPWTLVEAGVVDGRTLTSYPSLRTDVRNAGGEWVDEEVVTDRGLVTSRGPDDLPAFCDAIVEAFAESGR, encoded by the coding sequence TGACTGACCGACCGCTCTCCGAGGCGAAGGTCGCCGTCTTCCTCGCGCCGCGAGGCACCGAGGAGGTCGAGTTCACCGAACCGAGGCAGGTCGTCGAGGACGCCGGCGCGACCGTCGACGTCGTCGGTGCCGAGACCGGCGAGGTGCAGACGGTCAACGACGACCTCGAGCCGGGCGGGACGTACGAGGTCGAGTCGACCTTCTCTGCGGTCTCTCCGGAGGACTACGACGGGCTGATCGTCCCCGGAGGCGCGGTCGGGGCGGATCAGCTCCGGGCGAACGACGATGCGGTGGACCTGGTCCGCGGGTTCGCCGACGCGGGGACGCCGATGGGCGTGATCTGTCACGGCCCCTGGACGCTGGTCGAGGCGGGCGTGGTCGACGGCCGGACGCTGACCTCCTACCCGAGCCTCCGGACCGACGTCCGCAACGCGGGCGGCGAGTGGGTGGACGAGGAGGTCGTCACCGACCGTGGACTCGTGACCAGTCGGGGCCCCGACGACCTGCCCGCCTTCTGTGACGCGATCGTCGAGGCGTTCGCGGAGAGCGGTCGGTAA